A segment of the Panacibacter ginsenosidivorans genome:
GATGATGTATTGCCCGCCTGTGTTTTGAGAAGACTGGCTGATCTGGGCAACAGTTCCTTTTAATGTAGTACCCGTTGATTTGATCTGCAGGTCTGCGATGCTGCCCTGCTTCAGCAATGCTATTTGTGATTCGGGTACTGAAGCGCTTACCTGGAAACTTCCGTTCTGTTCAATCGTGAGGATCGGCATACCCGGTGTTGCCATGCTGCCTGCATCCATCAATTTCTGCGTAACGATACCGCTGAATGGCGCGGTGATATTGGTATAGGAAAGCTGTGCATTGGCTTCGTTGCGCATTTGCTTTGCGGCTTCGAGGTTTGCTTTGGCTGCATTGTATTGCAGTGTAACATTATCGAGTTCCTTTGCTGTTGCACTTTGTTTTGCATATAAAACGGTAAAGCGGTCATAATCTTTTTTTGCGCTTTCAACCGCGGCCTGTGCCTGCGCGATCATCGCATCTGTTTGTGCACGCTTCGCCTGTATGTCTGTGCTGTTGATGCTCACCAGCAATTGGCCTGCTTTTACCGCATCGCCTACTTTTACCGGAATGCTGGTGATATAACCCATCACTCTTGTGCTGATATTGGCAGTCTGCACTGCTTCCACCTGCCCGCTTGCGGTAATGGAATTAGCAGTTGTGTTGCCGGATGGCGTAGTAACGGTAACTGCAACAGCTGTGTCTGTTGATTGCAATGTCCCCGGTTTTTCATCGCCTGAACATGCTGCGAGTGATAATAATAAACTTCCTACCGTAACAAATGATAAGAACCTTGCTGCTATCATAATCTGTATTTTTTTCTTTGTTTACTGATTGGTTGATGTTAAGAATTGTATATAAGCCGCTGCAAGATTTGCGTTAAAAACCGCCTGTGCTTCGGCCAGCTTTTGCTGCGACAACTGTGTTTGTGCCATGAGTACATCGGTTGTTTTTACAAGGCCCTGTTCATACCTGTCCTGCAGAATGCGCAATGCTTCCTGCGCCTGTGCCACTGCAGCTTTCTGCTGAGCAATGGTATATTGTGCATCAGCTAATTGTCTCTTTGCTTTATTGAGTTCAAGTTCGCTTTCTGATTTCTGCGTATTCAGTTCTTCAGCCAGTTTATTGCGTTCGAGTGTTTGTGTGGCAATTTTATTTTTGGTGGCATTGCCTTTGAAGATATCCCATGACAATTGCAGACCTGCCAGATAAGCATTCGATCCAAAACCAAACGCCGTATTATCATTCAACTGGTAAGAGGCAAATGCATTAAGCTTTGGCAGGTAACTCATCTTGTTTGATTTGATCTGGAGATCATATGCGCCAATAGCTGATTCCATTGCTTTGAAATCCGCTCGTGCTTCGGGTAAGGACTCTGCTACTGTTGCAGATCCGGCGAAGCTGAATGATGCCGGGATGGAATAAGTAACGCCTTTTGCTTTACCCATTAATTGGCTCAGCGCATCTGACGCATTTTGAATATTGGAATTTACTTCGGCAATATTTGTTGTTGTTTTTGTTACCTGTAGCTGTGCATTTAACAAATCTGATTTTTGTACAAGCCCCTGTTCGAAATAATCGCCCGTAGATTTAGCGATGCCTTTTGCTGTATTCAAAGCTTCTTCCAACACGGCTTTGGCATTGTATGCCAACTGCAGCTGCAGGTATGCCTGCTGCACCTGGAAAGCGATATATTGTTTGGTGCGCTGCGTTTTGTATTGGTATACTTCCACCTGTTTTTCGGCGCCTTTGCGCATATACAGCATGTCCATATTTACCAATGGCTGTTGCAGTTGAAGCTTCGTCATAAAGTCTGTTGTGCCGGGAGGATTATTCAGCAGAACCGGGTTAAAATCTTCCTGTGTAATGCTTTGCTGCTGCAGCTTAAAGCCGAATGCATTCAATGGATTATTGGTGGTCATGGCCGTGTAAGAAAACCCAAGCTGCGGCAGGTAAACCGCCTGTGTTTGTTTGTAATTAGAAGTGGCAATATCTTCATCCATTTTTGCAAGCTGCACATGGTCGTTGTTGCTGATGGCTGAGTCGATAGCCTCTTTTAGGGTAAGTGTTGCATTGTTGTTCTGTGCACTCGTTACAACCCTTGCAAAAAATAAAATAATCATAAGCGAAATTCCTTTCCATAAATATCTGTGTCGCATGTTCATCGTTTGCATGATTTGAATGCAAAACTATTTTTATGAAGCCGCATGCTGAGTGACAAAAATCACAGGTATGGATGATTGTAAACAAAGGAGTAGAAAAGAGAAACAAGCTGCAAAGAGTTAGTATGCAAAATTACCCACAGGGTTCTGTAAAGGATGCAAAAAACGCCTTATGTTTTAAATGACGGGTTTAAATTCACTAATAATATTATTTTATTCATCAAACTATCTACTGCACTTGTCTTCATATGCCTTAATTTTATTACTCTTCACTAACGATAAATTCAACAATATGAAAAAAGACATTCTTCAAAATGTTGCAACAGATGTTCCTGAAAAAAATAATGCAATGAACAGGAGAAAATTTGTTGAGCTTGCTTCTTCTGCTGCTTTAGCTTTTACGATTGTGCCAAGACATGTACTTGGCGGGAAAAATTATGTAGCGCCAAGTGATAAGATAACACTTGCATACATAGGTGTAGGCACACAAGGCATAAGAGAACTATTGCCAATGCTTGCTGTGCCCGAGATACAGGTGGTTGCTGTATGCGATCCCAATAAAGAAGCCAGGGGTTACAGAGATTGGGGAATAAATTATTTGCGTGGTGAGATTCGCAAAACCATACAAAAGCCTGATTGGGATTGCGGCGGCGATGGATTGATCCCCGGTGGAAGAGACAATGGAAAATCTATTGTTGACACCTATTATACAAACGTACAAAAGCAACAAAACTATAAAGGATGCACGGCTTATGAAGATGTGCGTGAATTATTGGACAAAGAAAAAGATCTTGATGCAGTTAAGATAATGACACCCGACCACCTGCATGGCATTCTTTGTATGGCAGCCATAAAAAGAGGAAAGCATGTATTGGTACATAAACCAATTTCCAATCGCCTGGCAGAAGGAAAGAAAGTAATTGAAATGGCACGTAATAATCCAAAGGTTATTACACACCTCATCCCATGGGATTCCAATGGTTCGATGGAGACAGTAATGAGTTGGATAAACGCTGGTGCAATAGGAACATTGAAAGAAGTACATAACTGGACGAACAGACCTGTGTGGCCGCAATATCCCGAACTGCCCAAAGATAAACCACCCGTACCTGATGGTTTCAACTGGAATCTTTGGTTAGGCCCTGAAGCAGACAGGGCTTACAGTCCTGATTATACAAACATGGTGTTCAGGGGCTGGTATGATTTCGGAGGAGGCTCCATGGCTGATATGGGACACTATAGTTTGTGGACTGTTTTTAATGCATTGAAGTTAACATCACCAACAGTTGTTATACCAAACAGAAGCCATGTATGTGATTTCAATGGTGCTGTTCCTTTCCGTGTGAATAATGATTTCTCTTTTCCTATGGCAAGTATGGTCCGTTTCAAATATCCTGCAAATGGGAACAGGGGCCCTGTAGATCTTTGCTGGTATGACGGTGGCATGCGTCCGCCGATACCTTCAGAATTGTTTGATAACAATAAAGAGCTGCCCGAAGAGGGAATGATGTTTG
Coding sequences within it:
- a CDS encoding efflux RND transporter periplasmic adaptor subunit, with amino-acid sequence MIAARFLSFVTVGSLLLSLAACSGDEKPGTLQSTDTAVAVTVTTPSGNTTANSITASGQVEAVQTANISTRVMGYITSIPVKVGDAVKAGQLLVSINSTDIQAKRAQTDAMIAQAQAAVESAKKDYDRFTVLYAKQSATAKELDNVTLQYNAAKANLEAAKQMRNEANAQLSYTNITAPFSGIVTQKLMDAGSMATPGMPILTIEQNGSFQVSASVPESQIALLKQGSIADLQIKSTGTTLKGTVAQISQSSQNTGGQYIIKIHIADKDKTGLYAGMYVNVSIPVEKAVTTTVNTNAVLVPLSAIVNKDQLSGVYTVSSNNTAMLRWVRLGNTYGENVEVLSGLAANEKFISSADGKLYNGVPVKIK
- a CDS encoding TolC family protein gives rise to the protein MRHRYLWKGISLMIILFFARVVTSAQNNNATLTLKEAIDSAISNNDHVQLAKMDEDIATSNYKQTQAVYLPQLGFSYTAMTTNNPLNAFGFKLQQQSITQEDFNPVLLNNPPGTTDFMTKLQLQQPLVNMDMLYMRKGAEKQVEVYQYKTQRTKQYIAFQVQQAYLQLQLAYNAKAVLEEALNTAKGIAKSTGDYFEQGLVQKSDLLNAQLQVTKTTTNIAEVNSNIQNASDALSQLMGKAKGVTYSIPASFSFAGSATVAESLPEARADFKAMESAIGAYDLQIKSNKMSYLPKLNAFASYQLNDNTAFGFGSNAYLAGLQLSWDIFKGNATKNKIATQTLERNKLAEELNTQKSESELELNKAKRQLADAQYTIAQQKAAVAQAQEALRILQDRYEQGLVKTTDVLMAQTQLSQQKLAEAQAVFNANLAAAYIQFLTSTNQ
- a CDS encoding Gfo/Idh/MocA family protein encodes the protein MKKDILQNVATDVPEKNNAMNRRKFVELASSAALAFTIVPRHVLGGKNYVAPSDKITLAYIGVGTQGIRELLPMLAVPEIQVVAVCDPNKEARGYRDWGINYLRGEIRKTIQKPDWDCGGDGLIPGGRDNGKSIVDTYYTNVQKQQNYKGCTAYEDVRELLDKEKDLDAVKIMTPDHLHGILCMAAIKRGKHVLVHKPISNRLAEGKKVIEMARNNPKVITHLIPWDSNGSMETVMSWINAGAIGTLKEVHNWTNRPVWPQYPELPKDKPPVPDGFNWNLWLGPEADRAYSPDYTNMVFRGWYDFGGGSMADMGHYSLWTVFNALKLTSPTVVIPNRSHVCDFNGAVPFRVNNDFSFPMASMVRFKYPANGNRGPVDLCWYDGGMRPPIPSELFDNNKELPEEGMMFVGDNGKILTGFNVQDPKIISGKQMDAPKTNTDQRDQVAQTSAALPLFVNACKTGKQYPGNFSEAEYLTEAVNLYALALRTNKLLKYDAANVRITNVADANKYISRDYRKGWEPENI